The Methylobacterium sp. PvR107 genome contains a region encoding:
- a CDS encoding ABC transporter substrate-binding protein, which translates to MLSRRAMLAGSLLGGLGLRAARADAPVIRLGSLPFGTSTWEAAVIKARGLDTANGFQLDAVKLAGNDAARISFIGGQADTIIGDLLWAARLGNDGQAVRFIPYSTSEGAVMVPADSAIKSLKDLDGKRLGVAGGPLDKNWLLLKAQAKDAAGIDLEHAAEIAYGAPPLITLKLEQGALDAALTYWTYCARLEAKSFRRLVGAEDIMHALGVSGDVALIGYLFQDTTVKEKPDAVAGFARASRAAKDMLAQDPSTWQIVRPLMAAEDDATFEALKRDFLAGIPRRPVAEERADAEKLYAVMARLGGSRLVGKGNGLPPDLYYDSGRNG; encoded by the coding sequence ATGCTGTCACGGCGCGCGATGCTCGCCGGAAGCCTGCTCGGCGGCCTCGGCCTGCGGGCGGCACGCGCCGACGCGCCGGTCATCCGGTTGGGAAGCCTGCCCTTCGGCACCTCGACCTGGGAGGCCGCCGTCATCAAGGCGCGCGGTCTCGATACCGCGAACGGCTTCCAGCTCGACGCGGTCAAGCTTGCCGGGAACGACGCCGCACGGATCAGCTTCATCGGCGGCCAGGCCGACACGATCATCGGCGACCTGCTCTGGGCAGCCCGCCTCGGCAACGACGGGCAGGCGGTCCGTTTCATTCCGTATTCGACGTCGGAAGGCGCCGTGATGGTGCCGGCCGACAGCGCGATCAAGTCCCTGAAGGATCTCGACGGCAAGCGTCTCGGCGTGGCCGGCGGCCCCCTCGACAAGAACTGGCTGCTTCTGAAGGCCCAGGCCAAGGACGCCGCCGGCATCGACCTCGAGCATGCCGCCGAGATCGCCTACGGCGCGCCGCCGCTCATCACGCTGAAGCTGGAGCAGGGCGCGCTCGACGCGGCGCTGACCTACTGGACCTATTGCGCGCGGCTGGAGGCCAAGAGCTTCCGCCGGCTCGTCGGGGCGGAGGACATCATGCACGCGCTGGGCGTGTCGGGCGATGTCGCGCTGATCGGCTACTTGTTCCAGGACACGACGGTGAAGGAGAAGCCTGACGCCGTCGCCGGCTTCGCCAGAGCGTCGCGGGCCGCCAAGGACATGCTGGCGCAGGATCCGAGCACCTGGCAGATCGTGCGCCCCCTGATGGCTGCCGAGGACGATGCCACCTTCGAGGCCTTGAAGCGCGATTTCCTGGCCGGGATCCCGCGCAGGCCCGTGGCCGAGGAGCGCGCCGATGCCGAGAAGCTCTATGCGGTGATGGCGCGGCTCGGCGGCTCCCGTCTGGTCGGCAAGGGCAACGGGCTCCCGCCTGACCTCTACTACGATTCCGGCCGGAATGGCTGA
- a CDS encoding efflux RND transporter permease subunit, producing the protein MKDFNLSDWALGHRSFVWFLMLVSLVAGVMAYSRLGREEDPPFTIKTMVVQTTWPGATIKDTIDQVTDRVEKELQQLNGLDYVRSYTTPGSSTVFVQFRDTLKKGEIQPAFYQVRKRLGDIKGQFPDGVQGPFFNDEFGDVYGNIYAFTADGLTYRQLRDYVESVRTEVLRVPDIGKTQLIGTQAETIFLDFSTRKLAGYGIDFSALIKALQAQNAVSASGVVQAGPERVSLRVSGSFASEAALQDFNLRVNDRFFRLADIAEISRGYEDPPSALFRVDGKPAIGLAIAMRPGANLLHFGEALKERMRLIEAKLPVGVGVHLVSDQPKQVEHAVGGFTEALVEAVIIVLAVSFVSLGVRAGLVVSVSIPLVLAIVFVVMQIMDVTLQRISLGALIIALGLLVDDAMITVEMMVARLERGDTLRKAATFAYTSTAFPMLTGTLVTVAGFLPIGFNGSGAGEYTYSLFVVLAASLLVSWVVAVLFAPLIGVTLLPKTMKHHSEKDGLFTRLFTAALRVAMRWHWTTVVVCLAVMAVAIVGMGHVQQQFFPSSDRSELLVDLTLPQNATIAETRAQTDRFEAKLKDDPEVSGWSSYVGQGAVRFYLPLDQQLANAFYGQIVIVTKSLELRDSVMARLQDVARRDFVGTDVLVQPLSLGPPVGRPIQYRLSGPNMEAVRHLALDLANVVATDKRLDVPTFDWNEPGKVLRVEILQDKARQLGVTSQDVAGILNGIEGGQAITQVRDSIYLVNVVGRARAAERSSLDTLQSLQVGLANGSVVPLLAFARIGYDLEQPIVWRRDRLPTVTVRATIHDATQPATIVAGLQPGIDAFAKALPEGYTLQTGGAVEESAKGQGPIAAVVPVMLLAMALLLMMQLQSFGRMLLVFTVAPLGLIGVVPALLLFDKPMGFVAILGILALIGIIIRNAVILVSQIEEFRDEGMVPWDAVFEATHHRMRPILLTAAAASLGLIPIAREVFWGPMAFAMIGGILAATFLTLLFLPALYVGCYRLRPAAGSPTTHAA; encoded by the coding sequence GTGAAGGACTTCAACCTTTCCGACTGGGCGCTCGGGCACCGCTCGTTCGTCTGGTTCCTGATGCTCGTCTCGCTGGTCGCCGGCGTGATGGCCTATTCGCGCCTCGGCCGCGAGGAGGACCCGCCATTCACGATCAAGACCATGGTCGTGCAGACGACGTGGCCGGGTGCGACCATCAAGGATACGATCGATCAGGTCACCGACCGGGTCGAGAAAGAGCTGCAGCAACTCAACGGGCTCGACTACGTCCGCAGCTACACGACCCCAGGGTCCTCGACGGTCTTCGTGCAGTTCCGCGACACACTGAAGAAGGGCGAGATCCAGCCGGCCTTCTATCAGGTGCGCAAGCGCCTTGGCGACATCAAGGGACAGTTCCCGGACGGCGTGCAGGGCCCGTTCTTCAATGACGAATTCGGCGACGTCTACGGCAACATCTACGCCTTCACGGCCGACGGGCTGACCTACCGGCAGCTGCGCGACTACGTGGAGAGCGTGCGCACCGAAGTGTTGCGCGTGCCAGATATCGGCAAGACCCAGCTGATCGGCACGCAGGCCGAGACGATCTTCCTCGACTTCTCGACCCGCAAGCTCGCGGGCTACGGCATCGACTTCTCGGCCCTCATCAAGGCGCTGCAGGCGCAGAACGCCGTCTCCGCCTCAGGCGTGGTCCAGGCGGGGCCCGAGCGTGTCTCCCTGCGGGTCAGCGGTTCGTTCGCGTCGGAGGCCGCGCTTCAGGACTTCAATCTGCGGGTGAACGACCGCTTCTTCCGCCTCGCCGACATCGCCGAGATCAGCCGCGGCTACGAGGATCCGCCCTCCGCCCTGTTCCGGGTGGACGGCAAGCCCGCGATCGGCCTCGCCATCGCCATGCGGCCGGGCGCCAACCTCCTGCATTTCGGTGAGGCCCTGAAGGAGCGGATGCGGCTGATCGAGGCCAAGCTGCCGGTGGGCGTCGGCGTCCATCTCGTGTCGGACCAGCCAAAGCAGGTCGAGCACGCGGTCGGCGGCTTCACCGAGGCCCTGGTCGAGGCGGTGATCATCGTGCTGGCCGTCAGCTTCGTGAGCCTCGGCGTCCGCGCCGGGCTCGTGGTGTCCGTGTCGATCCCGCTGGTACTGGCGATCGTGTTCGTGGTCATGCAGATCATGGACGTGACGCTGCAGCGCATCTCGCTCGGCGCGCTGATCATCGCGCTGGGCCTCCTGGTCGACGACGCCATGATCACCGTGGAGATGATGGTCGCCCGCCTGGAGCGCGGCGACACGCTGCGGAAGGCCGCGACCTTCGCCTACACGTCCACGGCGTTCCCGATGCTGACCGGGACGCTCGTCACGGTAGCGGGCTTCCTTCCGATCGGATTCAACGGCTCGGGAGCGGGCGAGTACACCTACTCGCTGTTCGTGGTCCTCGCCGCGTCGCTGCTGGTGTCATGGGTGGTTGCGGTGCTGTTCGCGCCGCTCATCGGCGTGACGCTGCTTCCCAAGACCATGAAGCATCACAGCGAGAAGGACGGCCTGTTCACGCGCTTATTCACGGCGGCGCTCCGCGTCGCGATGCGCTGGCACTGGACGACGGTGGTCGTCTGCCTTGCCGTGATGGCCGTTGCCATCGTCGGCATGGGGCACGTGCAGCAGCAGTTCTTCCCGTCCTCAGACCGGTCCGAGCTGCTGGTCGACCTGACGCTGCCGCAGAACGCTACGATCGCCGAGACCAGGGCGCAGACGGATCGGTTCGAGGCGAAGCTGAAGGACGATCCGGAGGTGTCGGGCTGGTCGTCCTATGTCGGGCAGGGGGCCGTGCGCTTCTACCTGCCCCTCGACCAGCAGCTCGCGAACGCGTTCTACGGGCAGATCGTGATCGTCACGAAATCCTTGGAGCTGCGCGACAGCGTAATGGCGCGCCTGCAGGACGTCGCCCGGCGCGACTTCGTCGGCACCGACGTTCTGGTGCAGCCGCTGAGCCTCGGGCCGCCGGTGGGACGACCGATCCAGTACCGGCTCAGCGGCCCGAACATGGAGGCGGTGCGCCACCTCGCCCTCGACCTCGCGAATGTGGTCGCCACCGACAAACGCCTCGACGTGCCGACCTTCGACTGGAACGAGCCCGGCAAGGTGTTGCGGGTCGAGATCCTCCAAGACAAGGCGCGCCAGCTCGGCGTCACCAGCCAGGACGTCGCCGGCATCCTCAACGGGATCGAGGGCGGCCAGGCGATCACCCAGGTGCGCGACTCGATCTATCTGGTGAACGTCGTCGGGCGAGCCCGGGCGGCGGAGCGCTCCTCGCTGGACACCCTCCAGTCGCTGCAGGTCGGTCTCGCCAACGGTTCGGTTGTGCCGCTCCTCGCTTTCGCGCGGATCGGCTACGACCTCGAACAGCCGATCGTCTGGCGTCGCGACCGGCTTCCGACCGTGACGGTTCGCGCGACGATTCACGATGCCACACAGCCCGCCACCATCGTGGCCGGCCTGCAGCCCGGGATCGACGCTTTCGCGAAGGCGCTGCCGGAAGGTTACACGCTTCAGACCGGCGGTGCCGTCGAGGAATCCGCCAAGGGTCAGGGTCCGATCGCGGCCGTCGTCCCGGTCATGCTGCTCGCCATGGCCCTGCTGCTGATGATGCAGCTCCAGAGCTTCGGGCGGATGCTGCTCGTGTTTACGGTCGCGCCGCTCGGCCTGATCGGCGTGGTCCCGGCGCTCCTGCTGTTCGACAAGCCCATGGGCTTTGTCGCCATCCTGGGCATCCTGGCGCTGATCGGCATCATCATCCGCAACGCCGTGATCCTGGTGAGCCAGATCGAGGAGTTCCGGGACGAGGGGATGGTCCCGTGGGACGCCGTGTTCGAGGCGACCCACCACCGCATGCGGCCAATCCTGCTGACCGCCGCGGCGGCGAGCCTGGGCCTGATCCCGATTGCCCGCGAGGTGTTCTGGGGACCGATGGCTTTCGCGATGATCGGCGGCATCCTGGCAGCGACGTTCCTGACGCTGCTGTTCCTGCCTGCCCTGTATGTCGGCTGCTACCGCCTCCGGCCGGCAGCCGGCAGCCCGACGACGCACGCCGCCTGA
- a CDS encoding efflux RND transporter periplasmic adaptor subunit yields MIRFSLLCPTAVLLALIAPVGIALADAEPVAAVDPSLARVRIVEARRTPMALDVVLTGDIQAQAQVNVSFRTNGKVAERRVEIGDHVAADQVLAVLEPLTQRANLDNAKAALTSAEALLTQARMSFERQKQLLAGGFTTRTSYDNAEQELRTTQAAVDSARAALGTAQEQFSYTELCAGVAGIVTSRSFEVGQVVQSGQTVLVLAQDGPRDAVFNVYESLTAQPPASETVAVALQSDPAVTATGTVREISPTVDASSGTVRVKIGLQSTPSAMGLGAVVVGRGRFAPHEAVVLPWSALYRYDGRPSVWIYDPAHRTVSVRAVEIDRFGPDTIALKRGVEPGERVVVAGIQFLRPGQTVAAAEVGTRP; encoded by the coding sequence ATGATCCGTTTCTCCCTTCTTTGTCCAACCGCCGTTCTGCTGGCTTTGATCGCGCCGGTCGGCATCGCCCTCGCCGATGCCGAGCCGGTCGCGGCTGTCGATCCGTCGCTCGCGCGCGTGCGGATCGTCGAGGCACGGCGCACGCCGATGGCGCTCGACGTGGTGCTGACAGGCGACATCCAGGCGCAGGCGCAGGTCAACGTCTCGTTCCGGACGAACGGGAAGGTCGCCGAGCGACGGGTTGAGATCGGTGACCACGTCGCGGCCGACCAGGTCCTTGCCGTTCTCGAGCCGCTAACCCAGCGGGCCAATCTCGACAACGCCAAAGCGGCGCTCACCTCGGCGGAAGCGCTGCTGACGCAGGCCCGGATGTCGTTCGAGCGGCAGAAGCAGCTGCTGGCCGGCGGGTTTACGACGCGGACCTCCTACGACAATGCCGAGCAGGAGCTGAGGACCACGCAGGCCGCGGTGGATTCCGCCAGGGCCGCCCTCGGCACCGCGCAGGAGCAGTTCTCCTACACGGAATTGTGCGCCGGTGTCGCCGGGATCGTGACCAGCCGCAGCTTCGAGGTTGGGCAGGTGGTGCAGTCCGGTCAAACCGTGCTGGTACTTGCGCAGGACGGGCCGCGGGATGCGGTCTTCAATGTGTACGAATCGCTCACTGCGCAGCCGCCGGCCAGCGAGACCGTGGCCGTCGCGCTGCAATCCGATCCCGCCGTCACGGCGACCGGGACCGTGCGCGAGATTTCGCCCACGGTCGACGCGTCGAGCGGGACGGTCCGCGTCAAGATCGGTCTGCAATCGACGCCGAGCGCGATGGGCCTCGGGGCAGTCGTCGTCGGGCGGGGACGGTTCGCGCCGCACGAGGCCGTGGTCCTGCCCTGGTCGGCGCTCTACCGCTACGACGGACGACCCTCCGTTTGGATCTACGATCCGGCCCATCGGACCGTGTCGGTGCGCGCCGTCGAGATCGATCGCTTCGGGCCGGACACCATCGCGCTGAAGCGCGGCGTCGAGCCGGGGGAGCGCGTGGTGGTCGCCGGCATCCAGTTCCTACGGCCCGGCCAGACGGTCGCGGCCGCCGAGGTCGGAACCCGTCCATGA
- a CDS encoding efflux RND transporter periplasmic adaptor subunit: MRPHARFAIALLAAALGGCNGHEDKTRDTAAEAALVRPVLTQVAEPSDTITFGPFAGTIEPRYQAQLGFQIPGRMVARDVTVGDVVKKGQRLAALDVIVTRFDLTRAEADLADARAQAENAESAEARTRRLMTGNSVAQATLDQAVAKRETARARVDQAQASLQKARDQMGYTELKAEFDGVVTQRLAEVGQVLSAGQGVVTVARPDVREAVVDIPEAYVGALPADCIFTVALQSAPDLTARGRVREIAPLAEAGTRSRRIRISLEDPNPAFRLGATINVALTSKVQRRFLLPASALLDQDGRRSVWVVSADAKSVARRDVTVASPPGREETGRIVITAGLQPGDRVVVAGVHALKEGQAVRLTDGAV; the protein is encoded by the coding sequence ATGAGACCGCATGCGCGCTTCGCGATCGCTCTCCTCGCTGCGGCGCTCGGCGGCTGCAACGGACACGAGGACAAGACGCGGGACACTGCCGCCGAGGCGGCACTCGTACGCCCCGTGCTGACGCAAGTGGCCGAGCCGAGCGACACGATCACCTTCGGCCCGTTCGCGGGAACGATCGAACCCCGCTACCAGGCGCAGCTCGGCTTCCAGATCCCCGGCCGGATGGTGGCGCGCGACGTGACGGTCGGTGACGTGGTCAAGAAGGGTCAGCGTCTGGCCGCCCTCGACGTCATCGTCACGCGCTTCGACCTGACACGCGCCGAGGCCGATCTCGCAGACGCGCGCGCGCAGGCCGAGAACGCCGAATCGGCAGAGGCGCGGACGCGCCGCCTGATGACCGGCAACAGCGTCGCGCAGGCCACCCTCGACCAAGCCGTGGCGAAACGCGAGACAGCCCGGGCGCGCGTCGACCAAGCGCAAGCCAGCCTCCAGAAGGCCCGCGACCAGATGGGCTACACCGAGCTGAAGGCTGAATTCGACGGCGTGGTCACACAGCGCTTGGCCGAGGTCGGTCAGGTTCTGAGCGCGGGACAGGGCGTGGTCACGGTGGCACGGCCGGACGTCCGCGAGGCCGTGGTCGACATTCCGGAAGCCTATGTCGGCGCGTTGCCGGCGGATTGCATTTTCACCGTGGCGCTTCAGAGCGCGCCAGACCTGACGGCCCGCGGGCGGGTGCGTGAGATTGCACCGCTCGCGGAGGCCGGAACGCGCTCGCGGCGCATCCGCATCTCGCTCGAAGACCCCAATCCCGCGTTCCGGCTGGGCGCAACCATCAATGTAGCGCTCACCAGCAAGGTTCAGCGGCGTTTCCTGCTGCCCGCATCAGCCCTGCTCGATCAGGACGGCCGTCGCTCCGTCTGGGTGGTCTCCGCCGACGCAAAGTCTGTGGCGCGCCGAGACGTGACGGTGGCCTCGCCTCCTGGTCGGGAGGAGACAGGCCGTATCGTCATCACCGCCGGATTGCAGCCCGGCGACCGGGTCGTCGTCGCCGGCGTCCACGCGCTGAAGGAAGGCCAGGCCGTGCGCCTGACCGACGGCGCCGTCTAA
- a CDS encoding 4a-hydroxytetrahydrobiopterin dehydratase — MTERREGALDDATVEARLKAELPAWRLEDGWIRRTYKTAGWKSTLMVINTVGHLAEAAWHHPDITASYAWVEVRLMNHAAKGITDKDFALARKIEEVVGWQPGQEGQGLEGTPTDARFAYIKYDK, encoded by the coding sequence ATGACCGAACGACGCGAAGGCGCTCTGGACGACGCGACCGTGGAGGCACGGCTGAAAGCCGAGTTGCCGGCGTGGCGGCTGGAGGATGGGTGGATCCGCCGCACCTACAAGACGGCAGGCTGGAAGAGCACGCTCATGGTCATCAACACGGTGGGTCACCTTGCCGAGGCGGCGTGGCACCATCCCGACATCACGGCCTCCTACGCCTGGGTCGAGGTGCGGCTCATGAACCACGCCGCGAAGGGCATCACCGACAAGGATTTCGCCCTCGCGCGGAAGATCGAGGAAGTGGTCGGGTGGCAGCCGGGCCAGGAAGGCCAGGGCCTCGAAGGCACGCCCACCGATGCCCGCTTTGCCTACATCAAGTATGACAAGTAG